The Scleropages formosus chromosome 3, fSclFor1.1, whole genome shotgun sequence genome contains the following window.
CTGCTTCCAGCATaataatgcaccatgtcacaaagcagaattcgtctcaaactggtttcatgaacatgacaatgagttcagtgttcttcGGTGCCCTTCCCAGTCACCGGATCTGAATCCAATAGAACAttttgggatgtggtagaatggGAGATTTGgagcatgaatgtgcagctgacaaatctgcagaaactggaTAATGCAATCATGTCAGCATGGACCAAaatatcaaaggaatgtttccatcattttgtggaatccatgccacaaagaattcaggctgttttgagagcaaagggaggcccAACCCAGTATTAGTATGGTGTTCTCAATAAAGTGCTCAGTGAGTATAACCCAACACAAAGTTTCAGACTGCTGCACAACAGAGAAATCAGAGAAGAGTTGCATACTATCAGAAAAATTAAGGCTCTGggaacaacagaaatactgtctTGAACTGGAATGaggtaaatgtatgtgtatgctGTTACCAGTGACGTGGCAACTGACCTCTGGTGTCATAAATGCTGACATTCTTGTCGTAGGAACCGGCCAGCAGCACGTGATCCTGGCAGGAAAGGCAAAGCACGGCAGCACGGCCCTGGATCAGTCCTCGCTCGGCTCCCCCGGCTGCCAAGTCCCACAGGCGTACCGTGCTGTCGAAGGAGCCGGAGCACAGCAGCGGGCCATGTGCTGCCAGGCACCACACCCAGCCCCGGTGTGTGCTGAAGAGACCCGGATCACCCAGGGTGCGCAGCAGCACCCTTTTCCGCACATCCCACAGGTTTACATTTCCATCCCGGGATCCTGAAACACATACAGCCCCCTCTCCACCCACCAGTAGCACACAATCTAAAGCAGCGATGTGCGCTGAGGGCAAACTGAAGTACTCCAAACCTGAGGGGCGGCTGAGGCTGTGGGATGGGTTTCGATCACTGTCCAGCTCCTCCAAGAATCTTTCAATCctctcatcttcatcatctAGCCTTGCTTCTGCATCTTCCACTCCATCTTCAATACCTggcccctcctctctctcctttctttcCTCCCCTCTGGCCCCATCTCTGTCTTCCTCTTGGGcatccctctctccctcagccCCCTGTATTCCCTCCTCTGATTTGGTCCAGCTGCGGGTGAGCTGCTCCATCTCAAGGCATGCAGTGGGCCAATCAAACCCCTCTGACGGACCCAAGGGGAAGGACCGATTTGGACCGATCAGCCTCCGAGCTCGTATCTGCCAGGCGGTGCTGTCCTCACTCAGACTCTGAAATAAGCGACATACCTGCATGGAAGGACGGGCACAACACACAATGTTAACAtggaatttttatatatatcacAGATAGCCTATGTCCTGATGCTAACCTTGGGCAAGACTTGGATGACACACTGAGCCGGAAGATGGGAGACAATACGAGCCAATATCTCCCATggcaaaaacagcagagctgcCCCTTCGTTACACGGTGATGGGCTTGAACCTGGAGATGTGAGTGACGGTGACACAGGCAGCCTATAGAGACAAGAGAAATTACATATGTTACATGTACCGAAAAACAGCCATTAACAGAGGAAAAAGGTGACACAAAAAAGGAAGCTATTTACACATATCGACTACAGACATCACTCATACGTTATAGTCTACTCTCCATGTACTAATATTTTCCTGCAGATTTTGTTCAGCAATTGTCCAGCACtcaacaataaatacaaaatgctgtTGCCACTGCCTCCCAGGACTGCTTCTGTAGCACTGTGATGCTGAActgaacaagtggtttctgaaaaTACATGGAGCATAGACATTGCCAACGATGATCCTGCAGATAGGAGTGTGTTAAGTGAATATTTCTCAAATGTTGGACAGAGAAGTGGATGCAGGACAGGGAGGCTGATCGGCGTTTACCCCGTGCAACAGTCTTGCTGCAGGCCATATATGTTTCCCCTTTGAACTCACATGCTTCTGCCTTGGGATCCTCTTCTCTCTGTATCTCTGGAAATCCAGCCACTATGAAAGAACAGGCAGCAAAACCTAAATACTCAGAACCGCACGTGCTGCAAAAATGGGCAAGACGGGGAATTTTCCTCAGTAAGTTGTCAAGAGGCCAGCGAAGGGAAGAaaatgaggagctggaggaagagcgGCGCTCGACAGGTTGGAGGGCAACTTGTGTGTCCATCAAAGGTTACACACATGCAAGATGCTTCTCACCTAAATTGATTTAGAAA
Protein-coding sequences here:
- the LOC114909076 gene encoding F-box/WD repeat-containing protein 9-like isoform X1; protein product: MLPVSPSLTSPGSSPSPCNEGAALLFLPWEILARIVSHLPAQCVIQVLPKVCRLFQSLSEDSTAWQIRARRLIGPNRSFPLGPSEGFDWPTACLEMEQLTRSWTKSEEGIQGAEGERDAQEEDRDGARGEERKEREEGPGIEDGVEDAEARLDDEDERIERFLEELDSDRNPSHSLSRPSGLEYFSLPSAHIAALDCVLLVGGEGAVCVSGSRDGNVNLWDVRKRVLLRTLGDPGLFSTHRGWVWCLAAHGPLLCSGSFDSTVRLWDLAAGGAERGLIQGRAAVLCLSCQDHVLLAGSYDKNVSIYDTRASDPLVKSLRLHGNAVLCLSADEKYILSGSKDNTLAVFDRRAGKLLQKLRWRRGVGWGQPWQAPHILAAGWLLQACLTFRRGALCPGHRDTPLPWNPLYLFFRPHHQGAPSLWLPEDIIHNPSSVWGSWAQRGGWGARCRLWEHLRGCVESAPVRWPPKSMAVLGPLFSTWSSHY
- the LOC114909076 gene encoding F-box/WD repeat-containing protein 9-like isoform X3 codes for the protein MLPVSPSLTSPGSSPSPCNEGAALLFLPWEILARIVSHLPAQCVIQVLPKVCRLFQSLSEDSTAWQIRARRLIGPNRSFPLGPSEGFDWPTACLEMEQLTRSWTKSEEGIQGAEGERDAQEEDRDGARGEERKEREEGPGIEDGVEDAEARLDDEDERIERFLEELDSDRNPSHSLSRPSGSRDGNVNLWDVRKRVLLRTLGDPGLFSTHRGWVWCLAAHGPLLCSGSFDSTVRLWDLAAGGAERGLIQGRAAVLCLSCQDHVLLAGSYDKNVSIYDTRASDPLVKSLRLHGNAVLCLSADEKYILSGSKDNTLAVFDRRAGKLLQKLRWRRGVGWGQPWQAPHILAAGWLLQACLTFRRGALCPGHRDTPLPWNPLYLFFRPHHQGAPSLWLPEDIIHNPSSVWGSWAQRGGWGARCRLWEHLRGCVESAPVRWPPKSMAVLGPLFSTWSSHY
- the LOC114909076 gene encoding F-box/WD repeat-containing protein 9-like isoform X2, whose amino-acid sequence is MLPVSPSLTSPGSSPSPCNEGAALLFLPWEILARIVSHLPAQCVIQVLPKVCRLFQSLSEDSTAWQIRARRLIGPNRSFPLGPSEGFDWPTACLEMEQLTRSWTKSEEGIQGAEGERDAQEEDRDGARGEERKEREEGPGIEDGVEDAEARLDDEDERIERFLEELDSDRNPSHSLSRPSGLEYFSLPSAHIAALDCVLLVGGEGAVCVSGSRDGNVNLWDVRKRVLLRTLGDPGLFSTHRGWVWCLAAHGPLLCSGSFDSTVRLWDLAAGGAERGLIQGRAAVLCLSCQDHVLLAGSYDKNVSIYDTRASDPLVKSLRLHGNAVLCLSADEKYILSGSKDNTLAVFDRRAGKLLQKLRTDSFIASMSYSGGEVWAGDNHGRLHTFSLQDGFFRHVSRFDEVHCALVTGIHRSLGTLYTCSSDRTIKVHLPCGSPKTLFTIHHQSGVHGLSVEAGVLAVGSGNICVDVWRVRQ
- the LOC114909076 gene encoding mitochondrial division protein 1-like isoform X4 — protein: MEQLTRSWTKSEEGIQGAEGERDAQEEDRDGARGEERKEREEGPGIEDGVEDAEARLDDEDERIERFLEELDSDRNPSHSLSRPSGLEYFSLPSAHIAALDCVLLVGGEGAVCVSGSRDGNVNLWDVRKRVLLRTLGDPGLFSTHRGWVWCLAAHGPLLCSGSFDSTVRLWDLAAGGAERGLIQGRAAVLCLSCQDHVLLAGSYDKNVSIYDTRASDPLVKSLRLHGNAVLCLSADEKYILSGSKDNTLAVFDRRAGKLLQKLRWRRGVGWGQPWQAPHILAAGWLLQACLTFRRGALCPGHRDTPLPWNPLYLFFRPHHQGAPSLWLPEDIIHNPSSVWGSWAQRGGWGARCRLWEHLRGCVESAPVRWPPKSMAVLGPLFSTWSSHY